The Coffea arabica cultivar ET-39 chromosome 6e, Coffea Arabica ET-39 HiFi, whole genome shotgun sequence genome contains the following window.
AGATGATTCTTCAATATCTGCTGTTGGTTTTGGAGTCAAACCCGGTACTAAAACAGGCATAGCAGCACTGGTATCAAGTTTTTTCTCATCCTTCGGCACTATAAAATTCTCAGTGCTTTCTGACCTTCTAAAATTCGGGTGATCATTTACTCCTAAACTTACAATCTCGTTTGGATTAGGACTAAAGCTTACACCAGcaaattcattaaattcaaCCGCTTTTTCTTCATGTTgttcaattttattttcaacAGGAACAGTCATAGGTTTCTCAGACAGTGGTTTTTTTGCCGGTTGTGCATAGCCATTTGCGCTGGCCAGTGCCTCAGGGTCTCCACTTGGCTGAAGCAGATTCCCTACGACTGTCAGTTTTTCTGAATTCTCTCTTGATTCCATAAGTTGATGTGCAACAGGGTCCTCCTCAATAAGGGTTTGTAGTTCTTGATGTGCAACAGGGTCCTCCTCAACAAGGGTTTGGAGTTCCGCATTGTCCCAATCTTCACAAACAGTAATTGTTTTCCAGGTTTCCGATGTCCTCAGAATTCGATCAGGGCCTGGTTGCCACAAGATGGTATTATCACCTCTTTTCAGGATGAATTTGTACTTCATCACTTTGTCACAAGGTATATCCTAGTCCATGAAAAGATTATAAAGCCTTTAACTATTCAGTCTTAACAAATCAAGGCATACCTCTAATTCACtgccaaaagaaaatgaacatatATACACATTCTTTTTTACCATTTCAACAGTCCATACATGCCCCTCGGACCAGTTTAACGGAATTGCATTTGATGGCTCCCACAATCCAAACATAGGATCATCCCCAACGATTAGAAATTGCTGGCCGAATAAGCATTCCCTCTTTAATTGAA
Protein-coding sequences here:
- the LOC113696208 gene encoding uncharacterized protein isoform X2; the protein is METLAASSAKLLVYVENQNPRDKQTGTGFSCQAPTTRAAAAAARSRPEIRFLGYLNKHANFGYSSSLSLSFHRKTIHPISSVPALSQTRAGIEEIQTKDTTQFKSVHVKFQLKRECLFGQQFLIVGDDPMFGLWEPSNAIPLNWSEGHVWTVEMDIPCDKVMKYKFILKRGDNTILWQPGPDRILRTSETWKTITVCEDWDNAELQTLVEEDPVAHQELQTLIEEDPVAHQLMESRENSEKLTVVGNLLQPSGDPEALASANGYAQPAKKPLSEKPMTVPVENKIEQHEEKAVEFNEFAGVSFSPNPNEIVSLGVNDHPNFRRSESTENFIVPKDEKKLDTSAAMPVLVPGLTPKPTADIEESSASKADPHIGAASSVGSYKSQDFSVPEINLVV
- the LOC113696208 gene encoding uncharacterized protein isoform X1, producing METLAASSAKLLVYVENQNPRDKQTGTGFSCQAPTTRAAAAAARSRPEIRFLGYLNKHANFGYSSSLSLSFHRKTIHPISSVPALSQTRAGIEEIQTKDTTQFKSVHVKFQLKRECLFGQQFLIVGDDPMFGLWEPSNAIPLNWSEGHVWTVEMDIPCDKVMKYKFILKRGDNTILWQPGPDRILRTSETWKTITVCEDWDNAELQTLVEEDPVAHQELQTLIEEDPVAHQLMESRENSEKLTVVGNLLQPSGDPEALASANGYAQPAKKPLSEKPMTVPVENKIEQHEEKAVEFNEFAGVSFSPNPNEIVSLGVNDHPNFRRSESTENFIVPKDEKKLDTSAAMPVLVPGLTPKPTADIEESSASKADPHIGAASSVGSYKSQDFSVPELNLKEEPDIHYPISEEETETLLLNDNLEMHGKGHLQMPQLSEEKDQPDCTGEKDRVLDNDIQWGRRTLQQFLMNLGLL